The Oreochromis niloticus isolate F11D_XX linkage group LG2, O_niloticus_UMD_NMBU, whole genome shotgun sequence genome includes a region encoding these proteins:
- the tdo2a gene encoding tryptophan 2,3-dioxygenase A: MSGCPYFEKKHLLYKNKPPKTEEDEDDSQAGVNKASRGGIIYGDYLQLDKILTAQVLQSELKANKIHDEHLFIVTHQAYELWFKQILFELDSVRDIFISGHVRDERNMLKVNTRIHRVVMIFRLLVDQFAVLETMTALDFFDFREYLSPASGFQSLQFRLLENKIGVPDNLRVPYNRRHYRDNFKGHDSEMLLSTEQEPTLLKLVEEWLERTPGLEVDGFNFWQRLEINIFDGLNQEKEKIEKMPDSEEKEELMAEMVKQRELFTSLFDEKRHDHLVSKGERRLSYKALQGALMIYFYREEPRFQVPFQLLTSLMDIDTLMTKWRYNHVCMVHRMIGSKAGTGGSSGYQYLRSTVSDRYKVFVDLFNLATFLVPRHWVPKLNPNIHTFLYTAECCDSSYCSSDDSD; this comes from the exons ATGAGTGGATGTCCGTACTTTGAGAAGAAGCATTT gttatataaaaataaacctCCGAAAACTGAAGAAGATGAGGATGACTCCCAGGCAGGGGTCAACAAAGCCAGTAGAGGAGGAATTATCTATGGAGACTACCTCCAG CTCGACAAAATACTCACGGCTCAGGTTCTCCAAAGCGAACTAAAAGCCAATAAGATCCATGATGAGCACCTCTTCATTGTCACCCATCAAG ccTATGAACTGTGGTTCAAACAGATTTTGTTTGAACTGGACTCTGTGCGAGATATCTTCATCAGCGGTCAT GTCCGAGATGAACGTAATATGCTCAAAGTCAACACTCGCATCCACAGGGTTGTGATGATCTTCAGACTGTTGGTTGACCAGTTTGCAGTTTTGGAAACAATGACAGCCTTGGACTTTTTTGACTTTAG GGAATACCTGTCTCCGGCCTCTGGCTTCCAAAGCCTCCAGTTTCGGCTCTTGGAGAACAAAATTGGAGTTCCAGACAACCTGAGGGTTCCATACAACAGACGCCATTACAGGGACAACTTTAAAGGTCATGACAGTGAGATGCTGCTCTCCACTGAGCAGGAACCAACACTTTTAAAGTTAGTTGAG GAGTGGCTGGAGAGAACTCCTGGATTGGAGGTGGATGGCTTCAATTTCTGGCAAAGGCTGGAAATCAATATATTTGATGGGTTAAATCAGGAGAAGGAGAAAATTGAG aaaatgcCTGATTCTGAAGAGAAAGAGGAACTGATGGCAGAGATGGTCAAACAGAGGGAGCTTTTCACATCTCTGTTTGATGAAAAGCGCCACGATCACCTTGTCAGCAAGG GTGAGAGGAGACTCTCTTACAAGGCTCTGCAAGGTGCTCTGATGATATACTTCTACAG GGAAGAGCCAAGGTTCCAGGTTCCCTTCCAGCTGCTCACATCCCTCATGGATATCGACACCCTCATGACGAAATGGAGAT ACAATCATGTGTGCATGGTTCACCGGATGATTGGCAGCAAAGCTGGCACAGGGGGGTCGTCTGGCTACCAGTATCTTAGATCAACTGTCAG TGACCGATACAAAGTTTTTGTGGATCTTTTCAACCTGGCAACATTCCTGGTGCCTCGCCACTGGGTACCCAAGCTGAATCCCAacattcacacttttttgtACACGGCTGAGTGCTGCGACAGCTCCTACTGCAGCAGTGACGACTCGGATTAG
- the ctso gene encoding cathepsin O yields MRDKSSTFSANLKTLVLPRVDVSQLTFVRQMRACQVFIPAVVALGLLVSPVCCQNVNSSEIRTQLNGSAADFGAFRKQFHRTYEVSSEEFSRRHLSFQRATIRHTYLNSFSTETQSAKYGINRFSDLSQEEFRDLYLGAVYERAPLFSGLSVKELPDKFDWRDKAAVAAVQDQQACGSCWAFSVVGAIQSVHAIGGSQLEQLSVQQVVDCSYQNAGCNGGSTTRALNWLKQTRVKLVTQSEYPYKAKTEICHFFSQSHGGVAIKNFTTHDFSGQEKAMMGQLVQYGPLVAIVDAVSWQDYLGGIIQHHCSSQWSNHAILIVGYDTTGDIPYWIVQNSWGTRWGNEGYVYIKIGGNICGIADSVAAVFL; encoded by the exons ATGCGCGACAAATCTTCAACCTTTTCCGCGAACCTCAAAACACTTGTGCTTCCCCGTGTGGATGTTTCTCAGCTGACATTTGTTCGTCAAATGAGGGCTTGTCAGGTGTTCATACCTGCTGTGGTCGCTCTCGGATTACTTGTCTCTCCTGTGTGTTGCCAAAATGTGAACTCAAGTGAAATTCGGACTCAGTTAAACGGCTCTGCCGCTGATTTCGGGGCATTCAGAAAGCAGTTTCACCGCACGTATGAAGTAAGCAGCGAAGAATTTAGTCGTCGTCATCTCAGTTTTCAG AGAGCTACAATACGGCACACCTATCTGAACTCATTTTCCACAGAAACACAGTCTGCCAAGTATGGCATCAACCGATTCTCTGACCTTTCACAGGAGGAATTCAGAG ATCTGTACCTGGGAGCAGTCTATGAGAGAGCTCCTCTCTTCTCTGGACTGAGTGTAAAGGAGCTCCCAGACAAATTTGACTGGAGGGACAAGGCAGCCGTGGCAGCAGTCCAGGACCAACAAGCA TGTGGGAGCTGTTGGGCTTTTAGTGTGGTTGGTGCCATACAGTCTGTCCATGCCATAGGAGGCTCACAGCTGGAGCAGCTCAGTGTGCAGCAGGTTGTTGACTGCTCCTACCAAAACGCAGGCTGTAATGGAGGCTCCACAACTCGGGCTCTGAACTGGTTAAAACAG ACCAGAGTGAAGTTGGTGACTCAGTCCGAGTATCCCTATAAGGCCAAAACAGAAATCTGCCATTTTTTCTCCCAGTCACACGGCGGTGTTGCCATAAAGAACTTTACAACACATGACTTCAG TGGTCAAGAGAAGGCAATGATGGGTCAGCTAGTACAATATGGCCCTTTGGTTGCTATTGTGGATGCTGTAAGCTGGCAAGATTACCTGGGAGGCATCATCCAACACCACTGCTCCAGCCAGTGGTCCAACCATGCCATTCTGATTGTCGGCTATGACACTACCG GGGATATTCCGTACTGGATTGTGCAGAACTCCTGGGGAACAAGATGGGGAAATGAGGGCtatgtttatataaaaatagGTGGTAACATTTGTG GCATTGCAGATTCAGtggcagctgtttttctttga